A DNA window from Ralstonia solanacearum K60 contains the following coding sequences:
- a CDS encoding branched-chain amino acid aminotransferase produces MSQDAIESTLSIEKSLSPVVADERARLLQNPVFGRVFTDHMATIRYTEGRGWHDAKIGPRGPFQCDPATLVFHYAQEIFEGMKAYRLPDGGAALFRPAANARRFRNSADRLAMPQLPEGLFLESVRELVRLDRDWIPSAQGAALYLRPFMIATEVLLGMKPSAEYLYCVVASPVGSYFKGGSPAVTLWVSDTFTRAAPGGTGDAKCGGNYAASLAAQAEAIREGCDQVVFLDAVERRWVEELGGMNVFFVFDDGSLQTPPLTGTILPGITRESLITLARDMGLTVREKPYAIDQWQADAQSGRLREAFACGTAAVVTPIGHVKGRKHAFTIGDGGAGSVTTRLKAALLDLQQGRAPDPHGWLDRLF; encoded by the coding sequence ATGAGTCAAGATGCCATTGAATCGACGCTGTCGATCGAGAAAAGCCTGAGCCCCGTTGTGGCCGACGAACGGGCGCGCCTGCTGCAGAACCCCGTGTTCGGCAGGGTGTTCACCGACCACATGGCCACGATCCGCTACACCGAAGGGCGCGGCTGGCATGACGCGAAAATCGGCCCCCGCGGCCCGTTCCAGTGCGATCCCGCGACGCTGGTGTTCCACTACGCCCAGGAGATTTTCGAGGGCATGAAGGCGTACCGCCTGCCCGACGGGGGCGCCGCGCTGTTCCGCCCCGCCGCCAACGCGCGCCGGTTCCGCAACTCCGCCGATCGGCTCGCAATGCCGCAACTGCCCGAGGGGCTGTTCCTCGAATCCGTGCGCGAGCTGGTCCGGCTGGACCGCGACTGGATTCCCTCGGCGCAGGGTGCCGCCCTGTATCTGCGGCCCTTCATGATCGCCACCGAGGTGCTGCTCGGCATGAAACCGTCGGCCGAGTATCTCTACTGCGTCGTCGCGTCGCCCGTGGGGTCCTACTTCAAGGGCGGCTCGCCCGCCGTGACGCTGTGGGTGTCCGATACCTTCACGCGGGCCGCACCCGGCGGCACCGGCGACGCCAAGTGTGGCGGCAACTATGCCGCCAGCCTGGCCGCCCAGGCCGAGGCCATCCGCGAGGGCTGCGACCAGGTCGTGTTTCTCGACGCGGTGGAGCGGCGCTGGGTGGAAGAGCTCGGCGGCATGAATGTGTTCTTCGTCTTCGACGACGGCTCGCTGCAGACACCGCCGTTGACCGGCACGATCCTGCCCGGCATCACGCGCGAATCCCTCATCACCCTGGCCCGCGACATGGGGCTCACGGTGCGCGAAAAGCCTTACGCGATCGACCAGTGGCAAGCCGACGCGCAAAGCGGCCGCCTGCGCGAAGCCTTCGCCTGCGGCACCGCGGCCGTGGTCACACCGATCGGCCACGTCAAGGGCCGCAAGCACGCCTTCACCATCGGCGACGGCGGCGCCGGCAGCGTCACCACCCGCCTGAAGGCCGCGCTGCTCGATCTGCAGCAAGGCCGCGCGCCGGACCCGCACGGCTGGCTGGATCGCCTGTTCTGA
- a CDS encoding DUF3348 domain-containing protein, which yields MRRTALSGPTLVRLLARLTDRDVPESGQSLSDRLSRWLGWTDAIALSTALSLSPPALASDPQPAGQDAAGLCARVHTALANAITGAGNGEAPGRRGGAAQMPARAAPVDTAVAAVDYAEFRQRYLALQQAMQMEIGNLRARLRHLLSARTPAMARLAVLDATLEQALDAQERNLLASVPTLLGVHFERLREAERQRLGDDAHAPEHAAAVAPGAWLDVFRKDMQRVLLAELEVRFQPVEGLLAALRTR from the coding sequence ATGCGACGTACAGCGCTCAGCGGCCCGACGCTGGTCCGCTTGCTCGCCCGCCTGACGGATCGCGATGTTCCCGAATCCGGGCAATCCCTGTCTGACCGACTGAGCCGCTGGCTCGGGTGGACCGACGCCATCGCACTGTCCACGGCGCTGAGCCTGAGCCCGCCTGCCCTCGCGTCCGATCCGCAGCCCGCCGGCCAGGACGCAGCGGGCCTGTGCGCCCGCGTGCACACCGCGTTGGCGAATGCCATCACGGGTGCCGGCAACGGCGAAGCCCCGGGCAGACGGGGTGGCGCAGCACAGATGCCCGCCCGGGCCGCCCCGGTGGACACGGCGGTCGCGGCGGTCGACTACGCGGAATTCCGGCAGCGCTATCTGGCGCTTCAGCAAGCGATGCAGATGGAGATCGGCAATCTGCGCGCCCGCCTGCGGCACCTGCTGTCCGCCCGCACGCCCGCCATGGCGCGGCTCGCCGTGCTCGATGCCACCCTGGAGCAGGCGCTCGACGCACAGGAGCGGAATCTGCTGGCCTCGGTGCCCACACTGCTGGGCGTGCACTTCGAGCGCCTGCGCGAGGCCGAGCGGCAGCGGCTGGGCGACGACGCCCATGCGCCGGAGCACGCTGCGGCGGTGGCGCCCGGCGCGTGGCTGGACGTGTTCCGCAAGGACATGCAGCGCGTGCTGCTCGCTGAACTCGAGGTTCGTTTTCAACCGGTCGAAGGGCTGCTTGCAGCGCTTCGCACCCGCTAA
- a CDS encoding OmpA family protein produces the protein MREDLDGGMEPAAPIWAAFGDLMSVLLGAFVLILVGVIAVQLELSSRLDQEVKQRQMEAQRRKTLEQALAGPLAAGRVTLVNGRIDISGSVLFALNSDQLQPEGRELLKSLAGPLSAYLQSRDEILMVSGFADDQQVHAGNRRFADNWELSAKRALTVTRALIDAGIPGASVFAAAFGSEQPVSSNADDEGRAKNRRVEIAPVPRPTASTGSRHG, from the coding sequence ATGAGGGAGGACCTCGACGGCGGCATGGAACCGGCGGCCCCGATCTGGGCCGCGTTCGGCGACCTGATGTCGGTGTTGCTGGGCGCCTTCGTGCTGATCCTGGTCGGCGTCATCGCCGTGCAGCTGGAGCTCTCGTCCAGGCTCGATCAAGAGGTCAAGCAGCGGCAAATGGAAGCGCAGCGCCGCAAGACGCTGGAGCAGGCGCTGGCCGGGCCGCTGGCGGCCGGACGCGTGACGCTCGTCAACGGGCGCATCGACATCAGCGGCAGCGTGCTGTTCGCGCTGAATTCCGATCAACTGCAGCCTGAAGGCCGGGAGCTGCTGAAAAGCCTGGCGGGGCCGCTGTCCGCGTACCTGCAATCCCGCGACGAAATCCTGATGGTGAGCGGCTTTGCCGACGACCAGCAGGTGCACGCGGGCAACCGCCGCTTTGCCGACAACTGGGAACTGTCGGCCAAGCGCGCGCTGACCGTGACGCGCGCGCTCATCGACGCCGGCATCCCCGGTGCCTCGGTCTTTGCGGCCGCGTTCGGCTCCGAGCAACCAGTCAGCTCCAACGCGGACGACGAAGGGCGGGCGAAGAACCGGCGCGTGGAAATCGCGCCGGTCCCCAGGCCCACGGCTTCCACCGGGAGCCGCCATGGATAG
- a CDS encoding DUF2894 domain-containing protein — MDSAGSRARTMLDAWRERGAHRLDPIRFHRIEALDRRAAGHSGEVRRILDARLAKLIEDYTGLERTACNANEAVRAAAPGKPARGPLAGLIDDLASRAPAKGNGPDATHTASHAASGIRAYPELETLDYFRETWSTVSTDRQLRQALDQVPRNAGPLNSSSLVHRSLLLMQELSPAYLRQFLSYVDALSWMEQMSAEAAPAVRDAPRTASTKKGARSRQR, encoded by the coding sequence ATGGATAGCGCCGGGTCCCGCGCCCGGACGATGCTCGACGCCTGGCGCGAACGCGGCGCCCACCGCCTGGACCCCATCCGCTTCCACCGCATCGAAGCACTGGACCGGCGCGCGGCGGGCCACAGCGGCGAGGTCCGGCGCATCCTGGACGCGCGGCTCGCCAAGCTCATCGAGGACTACACCGGTCTCGAACGCACCGCATGCAACGCCAACGAGGCCGTCCGTGCGGCTGCGCCGGGCAAACCCGCGCGCGGCCCGCTGGCCGGCCTGATCGATGACCTCGCCAGCCGTGCGCCGGCCAAGGGCAACGGACCCGATGCGACCCACACCGCAAGCCACGCCGCGAGCGGCATCCGCGCCTATCCGGAACTGGAAACGCTCGATTACTTCCGGGAAACCTGGTCCACGGTCAGCACCGATCGGCAGTTGCGCCAAGCGCTCGACCAGGTCCCGAGAAACGCCGGCCCGCTCAATTCGAGCAGCCTCGTGCATCGATCGCTGCTGCTGATGCAAGAACTGTCGCCGGCGTATCTGCGGCAATTCCTGTCGTACGTGGATGCCTTATCGTGGATGGAACAGATGAGCGCCGAGGCCGCCCCGGCCGTGCGCGATGCGCCGCGCACGGCCAGTACCAAGAAGGGTGCGCGCAGCCGACAGCGTTAG
- a CDS encoding alpha/beta fold hydrolase, with protein sequence MQHDTPLVMIHGLFGPLHFFEPAARLPGVTVHTPDLLGYGARPVQPELSLAAQAAEVVRILREEVRRPCHLLGHSVGGAIAVLAAARAPELVKSIVSVEGNFTLDDAFMCRRIAPLDTPEWEAELQRIQSDPQAWLAKGGIAPTPERLRMAHCILHNQPAATLQAMAQAVVRETAVPAYLETVRGLMSRGVPFHLVAGSRSVAGWHVPDWVRQQAHGSAELPDCGHMMMLEQPDLFCRTLLSLLYS encoded by the coding sequence ATGCAACACGACACGCCTCTGGTCATGATTCACGGACTGTTCGGTCCGCTGCATTTTTTCGAGCCGGCAGCCCGGTTGCCCGGTGTCACCGTGCATACCCCGGATCTGCTCGGCTATGGCGCGCGCCCGGTGCAGCCGGAGCTGAGCCTGGCGGCGCAGGCCGCCGAGGTGGTGCGCATCCTGCGCGAGGAGGTGCGGCGGCCATGCCATCTGCTGGGGCACAGCGTGGGTGGGGCCATCGCCGTGCTGGCGGCCGCGCGCGCGCCCGAGCTGGTGAAAAGCATCGTGAGCGTCGAAGGCAATTTCACGCTGGACGATGCATTCATGTGCCGCCGCATCGCCCCGCTCGATACCCCGGAGTGGGAGGCGGAACTGCAGCGCATCCAGAGCGATCCGCAGGCCTGGCTGGCCAAGGGCGGCATCGCGCCGACCCCGGAGCGTCTGCGGATGGCCCATTGCATTCTGCACAATCAGCCGGCCGCCACCTTGCAGGCCATGGCCCAGGCCGTCGTCAGGGAAACCGCCGTGCCGGCGTATCTGGAAACGGTGCGCGGCCTGATGTCGCGGGGCGTGCCGTTCCACCTCGTGGCGGGCAGCCGGTCGGTTGCGGGATGGCATGTGCCCGACTGGGTCCGCCAGCAAGCGCATGGAAGCGCCGAGCTGCCGGACTGCGGCCACATGATGATGCTGGAGCAACCGGACCTGTTCTGCCGGACGCTCTTGTCCCTGTTGTATTCGTAA
- a CDS encoding MFS transporter, with protein MSASIHPRRVSAILWTVNLSSIAASVFSYVYLSYFVYQRTGNVLLSEWVLLAPMVIPVLLCLVISRIASAGTPRSVLVVCNTVGLGCALLCYSLLDRLIWPALAAALLIGFLDALQRVARTVAVKRYFSDADVKYAVPITLTAQFIAGGVAGVALAFYRTEITPLVANAIVSTGFLLAMLAARLLPAHSQDGRTAPASAQRQRNPLAHLWQLLKQDANLRRHFFAFLIFVSLFQGFFNVSRVTLPTYVLKLSQSWVGYLQIISASSALAGALLFVWLGKRKIVLGRAASVAVSAIALLAMAGSSGLGQPVGSYVLYFVFMFAWELLFFKYQSDLVAVTPQDHMPLVATFQYAGVYLGMLVAGTLGGMLTERIGLPACAGVFALCYLVLMPLNALQGRQLARQAASAG; from the coding sequence ATGAGTGCATCGATCCATCCGCGGCGCGTGAGCGCCATCCTGTGGACAGTCAACTTGTCCTCGATAGCTGCCAGTGTGTTCAGCTACGTCTATCTGTCCTATTTCGTCTACCAGCGTACCGGCAACGTGCTGCTGTCCGAATGGGTGCTGCTGGCGCCGATGGTGATCCCGGTGCTGCTGTGCCTGGTGATCAGCCGCATCGCCTCGGCCGGTACACCGCGCAGTGTGCTGGTGGTCTGCAATACGGTGGGGCTCGGCTGCGCGCTGCTGTGCTATAGCCTGCTCGATCGCTTGATCTGGCCGGCGCTGGCGGCAGCCCTGCTGATCGGCTTCCTGGACGCGTTGCAGCGGGTGGCGCGTACGGTGGCCGTCAAACGCTATTTCTCGGACGCGGATGTCAAATACGCCGTGCCGATCACGCTCACCGCGCAGTTCATCGCCGGTGGGGTTGCAGGGGTGGCGCTCGCGTTCTACCGGACCGAAATCACGCCGCTGGTGGCGAACGCCATTGTCTCCACGGGCTTCCTGTTGGCCATGCTCGCCGCACGTCTGCTGCCGGCCCACAGCCAGGACGGTCGTACTGCCCCTGCGTCGGCGCAGCGTCAGCGCAATCCGCTGGCGCACCTGTGGCAACTGCTGAAACAGGACGCCAACCTGCGCCGCCACTTCTTCGCTTTCCTGATCTTCGTCAGCCTCTTTCAGGGCTTCTTCAACGTCTCTCGGGTCACCTTGCCCACGTACGTCCTGAAGCTGAGCCAATCCTGGGTGGGCTACCTGCAGATCATCAGCGCGAGCTCGGCGCTGGCCGGTGCCCTGCTGTTCGTCTGGCTCGGCAAGCGGAAGATCGTCCTCGGCCGTGCGGCCAGCGTGGCCGTGAGCGCGATCGCGCTGCTGGCCATGGCCGGGAGCAGCGGCTTGGGGCAGCCGGTGGGCAGCTATGTCCTGTACTTTGTCTTCATGTTCGCGTGGGAGCTGCTCTTCTTCAAATACCAGTCCGACCTGGTGGCCGTCACCCCGCAAGACCATATGCCGCTGGTGGCGACCTTCCAGTACGCCGGGGTCTATCTGGGTATGCTCGTGGCCGGTACCCTGGGCGGCATGCTGACGGAACGGATCGGTCTGCCGGCCTGTGCTGGCGTGTTTGCGCTGTGCTATCTGGTACTGATGCCACTGAATGCGCTGCAGGGTCGGCAACTGGCGCGCCAGGCCGCCTCGGCGGGATGA